AGTGTCCCCCGGGGTGTCCCCGGGAGCGGCGGAGCAGGCGGCTGCCGCGCTGCTGTACGATATGAAAGGCTGCTACTCGCGGCTCCGGGCGCTGGTGCCGACGCTGCCACGGCACCGGAGGGTCTCCAAGGTGGAGTTGCTGCAGCACGTCATTGACTACATTTGGGacctgcagctggctctgcagcGCGGGCCCCCGCGTCCCGTCGCCGTTGGTGATCCCGCTGAGGTGAGTGTGGGCTCCCCCGGTACCGGTCCCGTTGTCCCGCTGGGCTGCACCGGAATCTTTCCTGCACCGCACTGTTCCCTTCCCGGAGTGtcccttctgcttccttctaTCCCCGGCATTCCCCCGGGGTGGGTGTGGATCCTCCGGCACCGACCTCGTCCCGTTCTCACTCTGCGTACCCCGGGCTACCCCTCCCCGGCTCCGTCCTGCCCTCCTTACGTTTCTCGAGAGGCCGTCGAGGTGGCCGTGGACCCCTGTCACCGACCCGGTCCCGTTGCCCCGCCGAGCTGCACCGAACCCCTCCGCTCTGCATCGCTCTGTCCCTTCCCCGGGGCTGTCCCCCTTGCCCTCTTCTATTCCCAGGACCCACCCTGACCAGCTGCTTCCCTCTCCGTTTTCCGCAGGCTCCGTGCATCCCGGCTGCTGACCGGATCCTGTGCCGCTGAGACCACTCCGGACCCTCCACCAAGAGCCCTGGGACCTCCGAAGCACCGCGGCTCTTCTGTGTCCCGGGATCCCCGGGGCACAGCTGGGGCCGGCAGCCGCTCCCCGCCCGGGAGAAGCTGCCGGGGGGCCGCGGGCCGTATCCTTCTCAGATTGCTGAGAGCATTCTCCGTATTGTATATTACAATGATGCTGCCGAATATTGTTCTACAATAGCTGGAGTTTTGTTATTAAACAAGCCCTGATGACCAGCACGGCTCCAGTTCCTACCtccgggggtggggggtgggtgtACTTTGGGACGGGCTTGAGCCCTGGGCACCTCACCTCGGGAAGCATCAAGCTGGAGGGAGCTCGTTCGGACCACTCTAGAGGCTGGGTGGGTTTGCTGTGggatgctgaggctgcatccctgTAGTGGAGGAGAGGAATGTTCCACGGCGCTGCTCCCGGTGGGCCCTGCCAGCGTCCTGCTGTTGGGGCAAGGAGTGCTGGGGTCTTGTCACAGCACTGTGTCCCCACAGAGCCCTTTACTTCTCCCCTGGGCTTAGACTTGGTGTCAGGAACGAGCATGTGAGGGGAAGATGGTTTGCACCCCCGTTCCTGCGGCGCTGGGATGTGTCCCACCTGGGCAGTCACTTGGGATGAGACCAGGAGGTGCAGTAGATCGTACCGAGAGCCTTGTGCCCAGCTGGAGGGTGTGGGAGTcctggtgtccctgggcagcggTGACATTGCTCCGTGGGCTTGTCTTTGCCCCATTTCTCAGCAGAGCCACTCACACTGCACAGCATTCTTGGGGCTCCTTCGGTgccagagctgaggctgggggtgcaggcagctgtggggtGAGGGTGATGCTTTAGGGGCTTGGTCCTATTCTGCTGCCCTGAGGGAAAGCAGATGTGAGTCTCAGGGTGCTGAGCATGTGAACCCCGAGGTGCTGCCCCGAGAGAAAGTGGCTGTGAGCCCCGCTCTGCCCCGTGCTGCGGTTTGGGCTCACCCTGCTGCACCCCCTGCCagcggtgccagggctggaggagttGTTTGGGTGGAGGAAATTGCATCAGAGGTTGTGCAACCCCTGTGGTCTGGgggtgccccagggagcagctgacCTGAACGTGCCCCCAGGGGACACTCTACCTCCCACAGCAGATGTTCCTGAGCCTGGTGGGGGCAAATTGGGGTGCCCTGGAGGGCTCTTGGTGCCTCAGCCACTGCCAGGGCCCTTGACACCTGGCCCTttctgtcctgcagctggggctggaaggggttggGCAGCCCTCGCTGGTGGGGTGTGTGCCTTGGCACGAGTGGTTTGCTTGTTAGTTGGCAGAGTCACGGctcatgtgtgtgtctgtgcccatgtgTGCCCTCTCCTGGCTTCCCAGCCCCGCAGCTCCCcctggcagggtgctgaggaTGGGCAGGTGGCTTGGGGAACCCGGACGTGGCCTCGGTCtggctgtgacacagcagcaggggacaTTTAGGGGGTCGCTgggctccagccctctctggaTGGCTGTGTCCCGTCAGCCCTGGTG
The window above is part of the Pogoniulus pusillus isolate bPogPus1 chromosome 29, bPogPus1.pri, whole genome shotgun sequence genome. Proteins encoded here:
- the ID1 gene encoding DNA-binding protein inhibitor ID-1, with the protein product MKVAAAAPSPLPAGPGGSLKAVRPGEAARCGPGPGVSPGVSPGAAEQAAAALLYDMKGCYSRLRALVPTLPRHRRVSKVELLQHVIDYIWDLQLALQRGPPRPVAVGDPAEAPCIPAADRILCR